The genomic window GCCAGGATCAAACTCTTCATTAAAACTTTATATATTTATTGACTAGGTCAAATAATTTACACTTACCATTTTTTAAACAACAAATAAGGTTGTTTGCTTGTCATATTTCTCTATTCTGTTGTTAATGTCCTTCGTTTTTTCTGTCCCTCTCGTGGACAAGAAATATCTTACCACTTTTCTCATTTTATGTCAACAATTTTTTTTAATTTTTATAATTTTTTTTAATTTATCTTTGAAATCATTAACTTTTTTATATTTCTTTTTCTATTTTTTATTAGAAATTTACTTAGAATTTTTTATGAAACTTTAAAGTTATAAAAATTATTTATCAAAATTTTTATTTTTGAGCATATACAAGATATGGTATCTTTAATTTTTCATACTACTATATAATGTAGAAATAAAAAAGAGTTGCTATATTTTATAATATAACAACTCCTCCATTATTCTATAATTTATTTTTTTCTAAAATCTGTCCTATATATTTTTTTATAGTATTTAGATAGATTACCTTCGAACTCTCTTTCATTAGAAGTAAAAATTTCTCATTTGTTCCTGTATCACTCGAACAAAGTTTAATAGCTTCCTCTTCTACTTTTAATTTTTCATAATCATCTAATTTTTCAAATTCCTCTATTATATCTATTGGTATATCTAATTCTTCTTTTAAATTTTTAATGTCAGTAACATTTATAGATTTTTTAATACTTTTTCTAGCTTGTTTTATTTTTTTCTTGCTAATTATTGTTTTTTCCTTTACTTCGTTATTAAATAGAGTCAGGTTTTGTTTTTCTGTTATCTCTCCTCTATCTATATTTTTAAGAACACCATTTATATATTGAACCAAAGTTGTTTTTATATTTTTAGTCAGATTTTTATATAAAATCTTTAATACTTCTCCTGCTAGTTCCTCTCCATCTTCATTAAATATCTTTTTAATTTTAGTATCTGTTCTCTTATCCCAAGCTCTTGCTACATAAATATTTCTTTTAGCTTTTTGAATAAGTTCTACTAAAGACATAGGAAGATCTTTATATGGGTCTGCTTTTGGCTTTTGAGTTGGTTTTTTCTTAGGCACTTCTTTTAATGGAGTTTCTTTTTTAATTGGTTCGTTAATCTCTATTATTTCAGCTTCCTCTATATCATCTAATTTTTGTTTTTTACTAGAAATATTAGATGATGAACCACTATTTTTATTTTTGTTCATAAGCATTTTAGCTTTATTTCCCTCTATAAATGTTGAAATATGACATTCTCCATCTTTTTCTAGATTAAAAGTATAATTTATATAATAGGTATCTTCTTTTTTAGACTCATCATAAGAATACTCTAAAACATATCCTAACTCAACCAAAACATCAAAAGCTTTTAATACTCTTTTTAAAACTTGTTTAGCTCTACTTAATATATATATCTTTGTCTTTCCAGTTTTTGTAGTTCTTTCTGTTTCTTGTTCCATTCTAAGTGGAATTATCGCAGCTAGGGTTCTTAGATTTATTCTTCCATCTATTTCATCGTATCTTATTTTACTTATATATTTATATATTCTTCCAGCAATAGGGTCTTTTGTTATTATCTCCATAAGAGCTTTGGAATTATATTTTATATATCTTTTGTCTTTTATCTTTTGTCTTATATTTTTATTTAAAAGAACTCTATAAAAAACTTTTTTTCCTTTTTTTAATTTTTGATATGTAAGAAGTTTAAACTCCTCATCTTCAAATCTATACTTTCCAAATTTTGTATGATTAGAAACAACAAACTGATACTCTGTACTTTTTAGATTTTTTAGAGCTTGCTCTACTTTTGTATAATAAACCCTGTTCATCTTATTTCCCAAAAAGTTAACTATAAAATCTGATATCTCAAATTCTATATATTCCCCTTCCTCTGTTGGAGAATCTTTTTTTCCCTCATACATACAGATAAGATAGTTATAGATTTTTTCTTCAAACATTGAAGGTTGATAAACCATATCTGTATTATCTTTAGCAACTAAAGTACAATACATAGTTACTCCCAAATCTTCAAAAGAATATTGAAAGTTTATTCTCTTATTTTGTTTTTGAGGTGTGAAGAATGGAAAGACTATCATCTCTACTGGAATATTTATTATATTCCCTTGTAAATTTAAAAAGTTTCCCGCTCCTTGGATAACAACTTCTTTAACTTCAATATCTGGAAGTTCTTTCATCTTCATATCCATTTTATTGATATCTTCTATCAAAGAACCACTTGAAGCAATATTAAAACTTTCTACTATATCTCCATATTCTTTGTCTTTTTCAGCCATAAACTCCTTCTCCCAATAAGAATTTTTATATGTATATTCTCAATAATATTTTTCCTCAGGTATCATATTATAAAACTAAAAATACATTATTACAAGTTTTTTTTTATTTTTTTTAAATTTTATGTTTATACTCAATAATAAAATAATATATATATGATTATAAATCTAATAAATTCAATATTTTTTATAAAGTTTTTATCATATTTTTATTTTATCAATATAGATATAAATCTAATAAATTCAATAAAAGATTTTTCTGTCATATTGTATATGCTCATTAATAATTTAATATTTTAAACTTTTATTGATTTACATGAAGAAAAAATTATTATATTTTTATTTTCTCAGTAAAATCAAGGAATAATATTTCTGTATATATTCAATAATAATTTAAATACTATCTTTTTCTTTGAAAATCAAGCTGTATTTATTATCAGCTTTATTTTTATCTAGAAAAATCAAGCTAAAAATAAATGTATAATATCAATAATATTTTTTATTTTATATAAATCTTTGAAATTATTAACTATTTTTTATGTTATATTTTTTTTACTAAGTATTTATCAGTATTTTAAAAGTGTATATGAATAATAATAAGAAAAAAATTTTTTTTATTTATTTTCAATAGAAAAATAAATTTTTTTGGGAAACTTAGTCTGTACATTATACATAATAACAATTAAACAAAAAACAACCTAAAAGATTTGTCGTTTTTTTATTTTTTGTTTATTATTTTTTATAAAATACAAACTTTTTGGAAATAATTAAAATTAAAAGAAAAAACTAGAAAATAAATAAAAAGAAAAATCTGAATAAAAAAGAAAATAATTTGAAAAAAATAATAAATATACTTGACAAATTTGCTTTTTTCTTTTAAAATAATATACTGTAATATAGAAATTTTTAGGAGGTGAATTTTTAGAAATGGCAAAATTCCATACATACCAACCAAATAATAGAAAATACAAAAAAGACCACGGATTTAGAGCTAGAATGAAAACTAAAGGTGGAAGACAAGTATTAAAAAGAAGAAGAGCTAAAGGAAGAAAAAGATTATCAGCATAGAACCCGGTGTAGCAAATCACCGGGTTTTTTGAAATAATGGAGATTATTTATGGAAAATTTAAAGAAGAATGCTGAATTTCAAAAAATTTATAATTTTGGAAAAAAGAGTTATGGATATTATTCTCTTGTATTTTTTATGAAAAATAATTTGGATCACAATAGATGTGGTTTTGTAGCTAGTAAAAAAATAGGAAATGCAGTTTGTAGAAATAGAATAAAAAGATTATTTAGAGAATACTATAGAGAGATGGAAGAAAAAATACAAGTAGGATATGATTTTATTTTTGTAGGAAAAAGAAGTGCCGGAGAGAAATTTAAAGAGTTAAAGTTCCAGGAGATGAAAAAAGATATTGATAAGGTTTTTAAAAGATCAAATCTTTTCAAAGATTAAATTAATTTTGAAAAAAATAGTTTTACTCTTAATAAGAGGATATCAAAAATTTTTGTCCCCTATTTTGGGTAAAAATTGTATATTTATTCCAAGTTGTTCAGCTTATACCTATGAAGCTATTGAAAAATATGGTATAATTGGAGGAGGGCTGTTGGGAATAAAAAGAATATTAAGATGTCATCCTTTTAATCAAGGAGGTTATGACCCAGTACCTGAACTAAATAAAAATAAGGAGAGAAAGAAGTAAATGAATTTTTTGTACGCTATATTTGAGAAAATTTTAGTAATGTTTCACCAAGTGACTGGAAGCTATGGAATGGCTATCATACTTTTAACGATTTTTATTAAGATTGTTTTATTACCTCTTACAATAAAACAAGATAAATCTATGAAAGAGATGAAAAAGTTACAACCTAAAATAGAAGAGATTAAAAAGAAATATGGTTCTGATAAACAATTGTTAAATCAAAAAACTATGGAACTTTATCAAGAACATAAAGTTAATCCAGCTGGAGGATGTCTTCCAATAATCATTCAATTACCTATATTATGGGCTTTATTTGGTGTTTTAAGAAAAGAAGGAGTTATTCCTGATGAAACATTCTTATGGTTTACTTTAGCAGCTCCAGATAAATTCTATATATTACCAATATTAAACGGAGTAGTTTCATTTGTTCAACAAAAAGTAATGGGATCAGCAGACAACCCTCAAATGAAACAAATGATGTATATGTTTCCTATAATGATGATATTTATCTCTTATAAATTACCAGGAGGGTTACAATTATATTGGTTAATGTCAAGTTTAACTGCTGTTATACAACAATATTTCATTATGAAAAGAGGAGAGTAGTTTCTTATGGCAGAAAATATTGAAATTAAGGCAATGAGCTCTGAAGAAGCTAAACAAAGAGCTATCAGAGTATTAAACATAAAAGAAGAACAAATTTTAAATGTAATAGAAAAAGTAAAAAGCAAATCTTTTTTAGGACTTTTCTCAAAAGAGGGGACTTATGAAGTAGAATATACTTTAGAAGAAATAGTGCCTCAAATTGAAAAAGAAGAGGAAAAAATAGTTGAGGAAGTAAAAGTTGTAGAAGTTGAGCCAATCGACGAAAGACATACAGCTAGAGACCTTAGAAAAGAAAGAAATGAAAGAAAAGCTAAGCAACAAAAACCAGCTAAACCTTTTGAGAAAAAAGAAAAACCAAAGGTAGAAGTTGCTATAACAAAAGAAGTAAAAGTAGAACAAGAAAAGAAAATCGAAAATGTAGAACCAGACCAAGAAAAAGTTGCTAGAATATTAGAAGTGACAAAAGGTCTAATTGAAAATATGGGACTAAATTTAGAGGTTGAATTTAGTGGAACTGTTGGAAAAAATTATGTTATAAATATCTCTGGTGAAGATAAAGGGATAATCATTGGTAAAAAAGGAAAAACTTTAAATAGTTTTGAATATCTATTAAACTCTTTAATAAAAGATATAAGAATAGATGTTGATGTTGAAGGGTTCAAAGAAAAAAGAAATGATACTTTGATAGAACTTGCAAATAAAATGGCTATAAAAGCTATAAAAACTAAAAAAGTAATAAGACTTAATCCAATGCCTCCTAGAGAAAGAAAAATAATTCACGAGATTATCAATCAATATCCAGAATTAGATACTTATAGTGAGGGTAAAGATCCAAAGAGATATATAATTATTAAAAGAAAAAGATAAGAGGGTGAGGTATAATGTTTGATACCATCGCTGCTATATCAACACCTCGTGGAGAAGGTGGAATAGGTATAGTTAGATTATCAGGTGATGAATCTTTAGGTATATTATCAAAAATATTCAAACCAAAATCAAAAAAAGATGTAAAAGATATAAAGAGTTATACAATTAACTATGGACATATTTATGATGGAGATGAATTAATAGACGAAGTTTTAGTTTCTGTTATGAAAGCTCCTAACACATATACTAGAGAAGATATAGTGGAGATAAATTGTCATGGTGGTTATCTTATAACTCAAAAAGTATTGGAACTTGTACTAAAAAGTGGAGCTAAAATAGCAGAGCCAGGAGAGTTTACAAGAAGAGCTTTCTTAAATGGAAGACTTGATCTTACTCAAGCTGAAGCTGTAATAGATTTAATCCACGGAAAAACAGATAAAAGTATTTCTCTTTCTTTAAATAACCTAAGAGGAGATTTAAGAGATCAAATAAACCATTTGAAAAAAATACTTTTAGATGTAGCAGCTCATGTAAATGTAGTTTTAGATTATCCTGAAGAAGGGGTAGATGAGCCAATACCAGAACATCTAATAATAGAATTACATAATGTAAAAGATACAATAACAAAACTTGTAGAGTCTTATGATAAGGGAAAAATGATAAAAGAGGGGATAAAAACAGCAATAGTTGGAAAACCTAATGTTGGAAAATCAAGTCTTCTTAATTCAATCCTTAGAGAAGAAAGAGCTATTGTAACAAGCATAGCTGGTACAACAAGAGATACGATAGAAGAAATTATAAATATAAAAGGTATTCCATTGATAATGGTTGATACTGCTGGAATAAGAAAAACTCAAGATGAGGTTGAAAATATAGGGGTACAAAAATCTAAAAAGATGTTAAAAGAAGCAGACTTAGTTTTATTTGTACTTGATTCATCAAGAGATTTTTCAGATGAAGATAGAGAGATTTATGATAGTATTGAAAGTGAAAAAGTAATAGGAATCCTTAATAAGATAGATATGGAGAAAAAACTTGATATCACAAATCTTACTAAGGTAAAAAAATGGATAGAGATATCAGCTCTTGAAAATATAGGAATAGATACTCTTGAAAATGAAATATATAACTTTATACTTTCAGAAAATATAGAAGATAGTTCAGAGAAACTTATAATCACAAATATTAGACATAAATCAGCTCTTGAGAAAACTAAAAAATCAATAGAGAATATATTTGAAACAATAGATATGGGTTATCCAATGGATTTGATAGCAGTAGATTTAAATGATGCTTTAGATTCTCTATCAGAAGTGACAGGAGAAATATCTAGTGAAGATTTACTAGACCATATATTCAGTAATTTTTGTGTTGGAAAATAAAAAATTAAGGTTAACATCGGTTAACCTTATTTTTTGTCTTATAGATTGTAAAAAAATAAAGATTATTAATGTATATATACATTAATAAAAAAAGAGGAGAAATTTTAGATGGATAATTTATATGATGTTATAGTCGTAGGTGGAGGACACGGTGGTGTAGAAGCAGCCCTTGCCTCTGCAAGACTTGGAAGAAGAACTTTACTTATAACTTTATCTCTTGATACAATTTCAATGATGTCTTGTAACCCATCGATAGGTGGACCAGGAAAAAGTAATCTAGTGGCAGAAATGGATATACTTGGTGGAGAGATGGGAAGACATATAGATAAATATAATCTTCAATTAAAAGATTTAAATACAAGTAAAGGTCCTGCAGCTAGAATAACTAGAGGTCAAGCTGATAAATATCTTTATAGAGTAAAAATGAAAGATTTAGTAGAAAATACTAAAAATCTTGATTCATTACAAGAATCAGTTGATGAGATTATAGTGGAAAATGGAAAAATAAAAGGTGTAGTTACATCTTTAGGACTTAGATATTACGCTGATGCTGTTGTACTTGCAACAGGAACTTTCCTAAATGGAAGAATAGTTATTGGAGATATAGAATATGTAGGTGGAAGACAAGGAGAGAAGGCTGCTGAGAAGTTATCAGATAGCATTATAAAAGCTGGAATTCATATGGAGAGATACCAAACAGCTACACCTCCAAGAGTTGATAAAAAGACTGTAGATTTTTCTAAGACTGAGGAGTTATTTGGAGAGAAACACCCAAGATATTTTTCAATTTTTACTGAGAAAGATGAAAATAATGTAGTGCCAACTTGGCTTACTCATACAACTGAAAAAACTATTGATAAAATTCAAGAGCTTTTAAAATATTCTCCAATTGTTTCAGGGATAATAGAAACTCACGGACCGAGACATTGCCCATCAATAGATAGAAAAGTTTTAAATTTCCCAGAAAAGAAAAATCATCAAATTTTCTTAGAGTTAGAATCTAGTGAGTCAAATGAACTTTATATCAATGGACTTACAACAGCAATGCCTCCATTTGCTCAAGATGAGATTTTAAAAACAATAGCGGGGCTAGAAAATGCTAAAATAATGAGATATGGATATGCTGTTGAATATGATTATATACCAGCTTATCAAATGTATCCAAGTCTTGAAAATAAAATAGTTGAGGGACTTTTCACAGCAGGACAAATAAATGGTACTTCTGGTTATGAGGAAGCAGCAGCTCAAGGATTTATAGCAGGAGTTAACGCAGCTAGAAAAACTATGGGAAAAGAGCCTGTTATAATAGATAGAAGTGAAGGATATATTGGAGTTTTAATTGATGATATTATTCATAAGAAAACTCCAGAACCATATAGAGCTTTACCATCTAGATCTGAGTATAGACTTACTTTAAGATTTGATAATGGATTTATGAGACTTTTAGATAAAGCTATTGAGATTGGAATTTTATCAGAAGACAAGATTGAAACTTTGAAAAAGGCAAAAGAAGATGTCTTGAGAGAAGTTGAAAATCTAAAAGCATTAAAAGTTCCAATGAGACAAGCTAATGAAATATTAAAAAAATATGGTTCAGACAAACAAGTTACAAAAGGTATTACAGCTAATGAGCTTTTAAAATTTAAAGAGATAACTTATGAAATTATGGCTGAAGAGTTAGGATTAAATATAGAGGAATATCCAAATTTTGTAAGAAGTCAAATAGAAACAATGACAAAATATGATATTTTTATTAAAAGAGAAAATGAACAGATAGAAAAATTCAAAAGACTTGAGGGGATAATGATACCTAAAGATTTTGATTTTGAGAAAGTGGTAGGAATATCAAATATAGCTCGTGCAGGACTTTGTGAAGTAAAACCCTTATCAATAGGTGAAGCTAGTAGAATAAGTGGAGTAACAGGAAATGATATAGCTATTCTATTAGGACATATTCAAAAAAGATAAAATTTGTATATAGACAAAAATAAAAAAAGTTGCAGATTTAAAAGTCGGCAACTTTTTTTGATAAAATATATTATTATTGATTGTAATATTAATTTTAAAATTTTTATTTTTAAAGAGTTACAGGAATTTGAATCTCAGTTATAAACTCATTTTCGTCTTCCGTTATATGACGTTCTATATGGTAAATCTCGTAACAATCTCCAGAAATTTTTAAATTATTTTCAGAAATATATTTTTTTAAGAGATTATAATAATATCCTCTGTTAGAATATCCACCTTTAAAAGTAATCGTTAAAAAATTTCCAGCAGGAAAAATCTCTCCTCTTTCTTCGTTAATGATAAAACTTTTAGAAAAAATATCATACTCTCCCTTTAAAAAATTTTCTTTTGAGATTGTGGCTCCAGCCTCATTATTTGTAAGAATAAAATCGTTATCATATTCAGTTTTTGAGTTAAGGATTTTATGTTCAAACTCTATTTCCCAATCCTTATGAAAAGAACCTTGGGAATATAAGACCATTCTCTCTGGAATATATTTTATAAGAGGTTTATCGAAAGCTTTAAATGTTTGGAAAAAATTTAGATTTTCAAGCTTATTTATAATCTCTTCCCTAAGAGAAATTAAGTTTTTAATATTTTCTTCTATTTTTTCAAGTTGAAATTCTAGAATCTCTGAGGCAGAGTTTAGAGAACGTTCATCTAAAAATTCTTTGATTTCAACAAGTCCAAGCCCAAGATTTCTAAGATTTCTAATATTATTTAGTTTCCAAATTTGATTTTTAGAATAATATCTATATCCATTTTCTCCAATAAAATCAGGTGAGATAAGACCTATTTTTTCATAGTGTCTAAGTATATCAGAACTAATATTATAGAGCTTGCTAATCTCTCCAATTCTATATAAATTTTCTTGTTTTTTCAAAATAATTCACCTCTTTTATTATTGTTTATATAAACATTAATATAAAATTGAATTATCCTCTAACTAATTTGTCAGCTACTAAAAGAGCTTTTTTATTTTCTAATACATCATGAACTCTTACTATTTCAACACCTTTTTCAATTCCTAATATACTAGTTGCTATAGTTCCTTCACATCTTTCTTTTGGAGGAACATTATTAAGTAAAGCTCCAATAAATCTTTTTCTTGAAGTTCCAAGTAAGATTGGAGCCATATCTTTTAATTCGTCCATTCTTCTTAAAACTTCGATATTTTGATCAAAATCTTTTCCAAAACCAATTCCTGGGTCAATGAAAACTTTTTCACGAGGGATATTATTTTTGTCTATAAGCTCAAAACTTCTTTCAAAAAACTCTCTCATAGAAATTATAATATCCTTATCATACTCAGTAGAATTTTGGTTATGCATCACAATAACTATCGGATCATATTTAGCTATAACACGAGCCATCTCTCCATTATCATATTGAAGACCCCAAACATCATTTAAAATATGAGCTCCAGCCTCTAAAGCTTTTTCGGCTACTTCCCATCTATATGTATCAACAGAAATAAGAACATCTAGCTCTTTTGAAAGTTTTTCTATAATAGGAACAACTCTACGAATTTCTTCTTCAACAGGGACATCTTCATGACCTGGACGAGTTGACATTCCACCTATATCAATTATGTCAGCTCCATCTCTTACCATCTCTTTTGCATGTTCAATAGCTTTTGTAACATTAAAAAAATCTCCTCCGTCAGAAAAAGAATCTGGAGTAACATTTAAAATTCCCATAACTAAAGTTCTTTTTCCAATCTCTATTTTTTTGTCTTTTACTTTTATAATTCTTGCCATAGTTTCTCCTTTCAGTATACAAAATAATTATTATTGAGTATAGACATATAAAAAATTTAATATTTTTTTTATTTTAAAATTGCAATTTTATTTCTAAAAATATATTTTTCATTGGTGTAAAATAAAAAATATTATTGAAGATACACATATTTTTAGTATAATAATTATTAAGAATTAGAACTTTTTTCTAAAATATTTTTAATCTCCATTATAGATATTCTTTTAATAGGGTGAATTATATATGGAGCTATCTCAAAAAGAGGTTCTAATACAAAAAGTCTATCACACATATATGGGTGTGGAACAGTAAGATTTTCTTCATTGATAATTTCATCATCAAAAAGAATAATATCTAAATCTATAATTCTTGGTCCCCATTTTATAACTCTTTTTCTACCCATAATAGTTTCTATTTCTAAAAGTTTTTGAATAAGTTCTTGTGGAGTGAAAAGAGTTTTTATTTCAATGCAACCATTTAAAAACATATCTTGGTTAGTATATCCATAAGGTTCAGTTTCTAATATTGTGCTTTGTTTTGTAACAAAAGTATCAGGTAAATTTTTTATATTTTCAATAGCTTTAAGAAGATTTTCTTTTTTATCTCCCATATTAGAACCAAGAGATATATAAGCTTTATGCCACTTTCTAGTAATTTCCACAGCAACAAAATCAAAATGTTTTTTGATAGGTGCCCAAGGTTTTTTTATACAAACTTTCACTTCTGATATAAGAGGATATTTTCTTAAAATCATAGTGGCAATTTCTTCAGCACAAGTTTCTATCAAATCAAAAGAGTTTCCAAGAAAAATCTTTTCTATATCATCAGCTACAAAACCATAGTGAGTAGATTTTGTAAGATCGCCAGTTTTTCCAGCCTCTCTTGTAGAAGTAGTCATCTCAACAGAAACTAAAAATTTTTGTCCCAAATTTTTTTCCTCTTGAAAAACTCCGTGAGTTCCAATAAATTCCAAATTTTCTATAATTATTTTATCCATAAAAATCTCCTAAAAAATTTTTTCTTTCAGGAAAATATTATAACATTTTTCTTTTGATAAAAAAAGTCTAATAAAAATTTTATTATTGTATATAGACATTTATAATTTTTATATTATAAAGGGATTAAAAAAGGACTGAAGATATAATCAACAGTCCATAAAAATTTTTCATTAATCATTTAGTTTAAGAAGAGACATAACTTCATTTCTTTTTTCAGAATTTTTTTCAAAAATTCCTTTAGAACAACTAGTTATTATTTTTGTTCCAGGCTTTCTAACTCCTCTCATAGTCATGCAAAGATGTTCAGCCTCAATTACTATAAAAACTCCCAAAGGATTTAGCCCTTCAACAATAGTATTTGCAATATCCTCTGTAAGTCTTTCTTGAAGTTGTGGTCTTTTTGAAAAAGTTTCAATAACTTTTATAATATCCCCAAATCCTATAATTTTTTTATTTGGAATATAAGCTAGAGATATTTTTCCAAAAAATGGAAGAAAGTGATGTTCACACATAGAATAGAAATTTATATTTTTTTCAATAACTATGTTATTGTTATTACATTCAAAGGTATTTTTAAAAAAATCTAAAGGATTTATATTGATACCAGAGAAGAAATCCAAATAAAAATCTTCAATTCTTTTTGGAGTGTTGGCAAAAACTTCATCATTTATATATTTTTTATCTCTGTCTATTTCTAATAAAATATCATTAAAAGATTCTTTTATACTCATTTTTTTCTCCTAGATTTTATATTTTGTAATATTATACAATAAAAAATATAAAAATAAAAATATATTTTTTGGTAAAAAAAAACTCTCTATGAAAGAGAGTTAAAATCTTTATAAATGGCTGGGATGGCTGGATTCGAACCAACGCATAACGGAGTCAAAGTCCGTTGCCTTACCGCTTGGCGACATCCCAACAACATTAATAATTTTATCATATTTATTTTTATTTGTCAATTTATTTTTTTAAAAAATAAAAAAACTTTTAGAAATCAATAGTTTTTATAAAAAAACCTTGGTACCTAAAGTATCAAGGTTATAAAAAATATTTTATTTTTTATTATTCAACAGGTGCAGCTTCTACTTGAGCTTCTCCTTCAGCCTTTAAAACTTCATTGTATTTTTCTATAACAACGTCAGTTATCTCTTTTCTTAATTCTAGTGTGATTGGGTGAGCTATATCTTTGTATTCCCCATCAGGCATTTTTCTTGAA from Fusobacterium perfoetens includes these protein-coding regions:
- a CDS encoding MerR family transcriptional regulator — its product is MKKQENLYRIGEISKLYNISSDILRHYEKIGLISPDFIGENGYRYYSKNQIWKLNNIRNLRNLGLGLVEIKEFLDERSLNSASEILEFQLEKIEENIKNLISLREEIINKLENLNFFQTFKAFDKPLIKYIPERMVLYSQGSFHKDWEIEFEHKILNSKTEYDNDFILTNNEAGATISKENFLKGEYDIFSKSFIINEERGEIFPAGNFLTITFKGGYSNRGYYYNLLKKYISENNLKISGDCYEIYHIERHITEDENEFITEIQIPVTL
- the spoVG gene encoding septation regulator SpoVG; this translates as MKITDVRLRTVKSEDETKLKAYADITLEGCFVIHGLKIIDGQKGMFVAMPSRKMPDGEYKDIAHPITLELRKEITDVVIEKYNEVLKAEGEAQVEAAPVE
- the folK gene encoding 2-amino-4-hydroxy-6-hydroxymethyldihydropteridine diphosphokinase — encoded protein: MDKIIIENLEFIGTHGVFQEEKNLGQKFLVSVEMTTSTREAGKTGDLTKSTHYGFVADDIEKIFLGNSFDLIETCAEEIATMILRKYPLISEVKVCIKKPWAPIKKHFDFVAVEITRKWHKAYISLGSNMGDKKENLLKAIENIKNLPDTFVTKQSTILETEPYGYTNQDMFLNGCIEIKTLFTPQELIQKLLEIETIMGRKRVIKWGPRIIDLDIILFDDEIINEENLTVPHPYMCDRLFVLEPLFEIAPYIIHPIKRISIMEIKNILEKSSNS
- the folP gene encoding dihydropteroate synthase: MARIIKVKDKKIEIGKRTLVMGILNVTPDSFSDGGDFFNVTKAIEHAKEMVRDGADIIDIGGMSTRPGHEDVPVEEEIRRVVPIIEKLSKELDVLISVDTYRWEVAEKALEAGAHILNDVWGLQYDNGEMARVIAKYDPIVIVMHNQNSTEYDKDIIISMREFFERSFELIDKNNIPREKVFIDPGIGFGKDFDQNIEVLRRMDELKDMAPILLGTSRKRFIGALLNNVPPKERCEGTIATSILGIEKGVEIVRVHDVLENKKALLVADKLVRG
- the folE gene encoding GTP cyclohydrolase I FolE — encoded protein: MSIKESFNDILLEIDRDKKYINDEVFANTPKRIEDFYLDFFSGININPLDFFKNTFECNNNNIVIEKNINFYSMCEHHFLPFFGKISLAYIPNKKIIGFGDIIKVIETFSKRPQLQERLTEDIANTIVEGLNPLGVFIVIEAEHLCMTMRGVRKPGTKIITSCSKGIFEKNSEKRNEVMSLLKLND